Proteins from a genomic interval of Candidatus Eisenbacteria bacterium:
- the lhgO gene encoding L-2-hydroxyglutarate oxidase — MRFSEKYPKYRVGVLEKEGRVAAHQSSHNSGVIHAGVYYAPGSLKARNCVAGAKSMVAFCDENNIKYDLLGKVVVAVQEDELPRLDRLYERGIANGVPGLEMIGPERLRELEPHAVGLRALWSPKTGIIDYSEVARAYVRHLRENGGEVVLGARVETIDQRGDSIHMRTAVGYIESKFVINCAGLYSDKVAQMMGLETGLQIIPFRGEYYDLKPEAHHLVRSLIYPVPDPSFPFLGVHFTRCIHGGVEAGPNAVLALSREGYTKSSVNLTEALESLSFEGFRKMAMKYWKTGLQEMVRSWSKDAFTHELQ, encoded by the coding sequence ATGCGTTTCTCGGAGAAGTACCCGAAGTACCGCGTCGGCGTGCTGGAGAAAGAGGGACGGGTCGCCGCGCACCAGAGCAGCCACAACTCGGGGGTCATTCACGCGGGCGTCTACTATGCGCCGGGTTCGCTGAAGGCGCGCAACTGTGTCGCGGGCGCAAAGTCGATGGTCGCGTTCTGCGACGAGAACAACATCAAGTACGACCTCCTAGGCAAGGTCGTCGTCGCCGTCCAAGAGGACGAGCTGCCGCGGCTCGACCGCTTGTACGAGCGTGGTATAGCCAACGGCGTGCCCGGGCTGGAGATGATCGGCCCCGAACGACTTCGAGAATTGGAGCCGCACGCGGTCGGGCTCAGGGCGCTGTGGTCGCCCAAAACGGGCATCATCGACTACTCGGAGGTGGCGCGCGCCTACGTGCGGCACCTGCGCGAGAACGGCGGAGAAGTCGTGCTGGGTGCCCGTGTCGAGACCATAGACCAGCGCGGAGACTCCATCCACATGAGGACCGCGGTCGGCTACATAGAGTCGAAATTCGTGATCAACTGTGCAGGACTGTATTCGGACAAGGTGGCGCAAATGATGGGCCTCGAGACGGGCCTGCAGATCATCCCCTTCCGCGGTGAGTACTACGATCTGAAGCCGGAAGCCCACCACCTGGTGCGCAGCCTGATCTACCCGGTACCGGACCCGTCGTTCCCCTTTCTCGGTGTGCACTTCACGCGCTGCATTCACGGCGGGGTCGAAGCCGGCCCCAACGCGGTGTTGGCCCTATCGCGCGAGGGTTACACGAAGTCCTCGGTGAACCTGACCGAGGCTCTGGAGTCTCTGAGCTTCGAGGGCTTTCGCAAGATGGCGATGAAGTACTGGAAGACGGGTCTGCAGGAAATGGTCCGCTCGTGGAGCAAGGACGCCTTCACGCACGAGCTGCAGA
- a CDS encoding WD40 repeat domain-containing serine/threonine protein kinase: protein MTLAAGARLGPYEIVARVGEGGMGVVYRARDERLGRDVAIKVISPGLAGNPERLQRFQLEARAAGRLNHPNIVTIHDLGSSDGSPYIVSEMVEGETVRARLASGAMPVTRAIRAAVQFANGLAAAHAAGIVHRDLKPENLILTPSGSLKILDFGIAKLFQGDGAQEDSTTGISPGMTRTGTVLGTASYMAPEQLRVQQVDNRTDLFAFGAILYEMLTGERAFPGDTVADRMSAILGSDPRPLPRAMEQEMPGIGRVVFRCLEKRPEDRFQDAGDLAFALELIEEREPPADAARAAASAPGASLPFPSFERLTYREGNIRVARFMPDGQSVVYGAALEGRPLELMWYLPGSPESRSLGQVGTDLFSVSSTGELAVSLRTLFLGGFITNGTLARMPMGGGAARELLESVREADWDPEGRQLAVVREVGGMVRIEYPIGRVLYETTGWASHLRFAPDGSHLAFLNHPLRGDDLGHVTIVDRTGETQTLTRDFSSTRGLAWKPDGSEIWFSGAEIGAGRIIFATTRSGSIRKVFSVPGASDLMDISRTGTVLIARGDERLHITLRDRSGTVSRDLSWLDWSLVRDITPDGTRILFDETGAGGGEEHGVYIRQTDGSPAVRLGDGTAIAFSPDGRYALSGVGSRNTIQLLPVGAGEVRTVPTEGLRVQWADWFPDGNSLCLTASEPGQGIRLYRLDLKSGRWTRVSDDEASGYQEARVSRDGRSAVTLGTEGEFILYSVEDGSKRSLPGIPAHARIVHFAQDDQSIFYFLRGQMPAPIYRLNLVTGERTHWVDLAPPSPAGVVTLTRIMMTPNAETFVYSYPRFLTDLYTVTGLQ from the coding sequence ATGACGCTCGCCGCCGGAGCTCGCCTGGGTCCCTACGAGATCGTCGCGCGTGTCGGCGAAGGTGGGATGGGGGTCGTCTATCGCGCGCGGGACGAGAGGCTCGGCCGCGACGTCGCGATCAAGGTGATCTCCCCCGGGCTCGCCGGCAATCCGGAGCGTCTCCAGCGATTCCAGCTGGAAGCGCGTGCCGCGGGAAGGCTCAACCATCCGAACATCGTGACGATCCACGACCTCGGCTCCTCGGACGGATCGCCGTACATCGTGTCCGAGATGGTGGAGGGGGAAACGGTTCGCGCTCGACTCGCGAGCGGGGCCATGCCCGTGACCAGGGCGATCCGCGCCGCGGTTCAGTTCGCGAACGGCCTCGCGGCGGCACACGCGGCAGGGATCGTGCATCGCGACCTGAAGCCGGAGAACCTGATTCTCACTCCAAGCGGCTCGCTCAAGATCCTGGACTTCGGAATCGCCAAGCTGTTCCAGGGCGACGGCGCCCAGGAAGACTCCACCACCGGCATCTCTCCCGGCATGACGCGCACCGGAACCGTGCTCGGCACCGCGAGCTACATGGCGCCGGAGCAACTCCGCGTGCAGCAGGTGGACAACCGAACCGACCTCTTCGCGTTTGGAGCGATCCTCTACGAGATGCTGACGGGAGAGCGTGCGTTTCCTGGTGACACCGTGGCGGACCGGATGAGCGCGATCCTCGGATCGGATCCGCGACCGCTTCCACGGGCGATGGAGCAGGAGATGCCCGGGATCGGACGGGTCGTGTTCCGGTGCCTCGAGAAACGGCCCGAGGACCGCTTCCAGGACGCGGGCGACCTCGCCTTCGCGCTCGAGCTGATCGAGGAGCGCGAGCCGCCCGCCGATGCCGCCCGTGCGGCAGCATCCGCTCCCGGCGCGAGCCTCCCGTTTCCCTCGTTCGAGCGACTCACGTACCGGGAAGGGAACATCCGGGTCGCGCGGTTCATGCCGGATGGTCAGTCCGTGGTCTACGGGGCGGCGCTGGAGGGCCGTCCGTTGGAGCTCATGTGGTATCTGCCCGGAAGTCCCGAATCGAGAAGCCTGGGCCAGGTGGGAACCGATCTCTTCTCGGTATCCTCCACGGGGGAGCTGGCGGTGAGCCTTCGGACCCTCTTCCTGGGCGGCTTCATCACGAATGGAACGCTCGCTCGTATGCCGATGGGCGGAGGCGCCGCACGCGAGCTGCTCGAAAGCGTCCGCGAAGCCGACTGGGACCCCGAGGGACGCCAGCTCGCGGTGGTTCGCGAGGTCGGGGGAATGGTCCGCATCGAGTACCCGATCGGACGCGTGTTGTACGAGACGACCGGATGGGCCAGCCATCTGAGGTTCGCTCCCGACGGCTCGCATCTCGCGTTCCTGAATCATCCCCTTCGCGGCGATGACCTCGGCCACGTGACGATCGTGGACCGAACCGGTGAGACGCAGACACTGACCCGAGACTTCTCGTCGACCCGGGGGCTCGCCTGGAAGCCCGATGGATCCGAGATCTGGTTCTCGGGAGCCGAGATCGGCGCGGGCCGAATCATCTTCGCGACGACCCGGAGCGGTTCCATACGCAAGGTGTTCAGCGTCCCCGGCGCTTCCGACCTCATGGACATCTCACGCACCGGGACCGTGTTGATCGCCCGGGGTGACGAGCGGCTCCACATCACGCTGCGGGATCGGAGCGGCACGGTCTCGCGCGATCTCTCGTGGCTGGACTGGTCCCTCGTTCGAGACATCACCCCCGACGGGACGCGCATCCTGTTCGACGAGACGGGCGCGGGAGGTGGTGAGGAGCACGGGGTCTACATCCGCCAGACCGATGGGTCCCCGGCCGTACGGCTGGGAGACGGGACGGCGATCGCGTTCTCTCCCGACGGACGGTACGCGCTCTCCGGTGTCGGCTCGAGGAACACGATTCAGCTGCTGCCTGTGGGAGCCGGGGAGGTGCGGACGGTCCCGACCGAGGGCCTGCGGGTCCAGTGGGCCGACTGGTTCCCGGACGGCAACTCGCTGTGCCTCACGGCAAGCGAACCCGGCCAGGGTATCCGGCTGTACCGGCTCGATCTGAAGAGCGGACGATGGACGCGAGTGTCCGATGACGAGGCAAGCGGATACCAGGAGGCACGTGTCTCGCGTGACGGGCGATCCGCCGTCACGCTGGGCACCGAGGGGGAATTCATCCTGTATTCCGTGGAGGACGGATCCAAACGTTCCCTACCGGGCATCCCCGCGCACGCCCGCATCGTCCACTTCGCTCAGGACGATCAGTCGATCTTCTACTTCCTTCGCGGACAGATGCCCGCTCCCATCTATCGTCTGAACCTCGTGACCGGGGAGCGGACGCACTGGGTCGACCTGGCGCCGCCGTCCCCCGCCGGCGTCGTGACGCTGACGCGGATCATGATGACCCCCAATGCCGAGACCTTCGTGTACAGTTATCCGAGGTTTCTCACGGATCTGTACACGGTGACCGGACTGCAGTAG
- a CDS encoding carbon starvation protein A, whose product MNSLVLPLLAIVVFAFAYRYYGAFLAYRAARIDPNRPTPAVTMADGRDFVKTNKFVLFGHHFAAISASGPLIGPVLAAQFGYLPGALWILFGAALGGAVHDFIILFASVRHNASSLSEMARREIGPVAHGAATAAILFITILLLAGLGIVVVNALAHSPWGTFTVAMTVPAALLFGLYMYKLRPGRVVEGSLIGVAIILAAVLLGPWVVQSPIAGWFTLTPKSLAVILPIYGFIAATLPVWLLLCPRDYLSTYMKIGTIILLVVGVAIVHPKILMPAVTPYIDGSGPVLPGMKVFPFCFIVIACGAISGFHALIGSGTTPRMVPDERSIRMIGYGAMLTEGLVAIMALIAATTLAPADYYLINGVPKAVAALGIQPVQLAELTRLVGEETLQGRTGGAVSLAVGMANILRQIPGMGNLMAYWYHFAIMFEAVFILTALDTGTRVARYLFQDVAKRVWAPLGSTTNVWSVAFVGAIVCFSWGYLMATGSIETIWPLFGVSNQLLAVIALAVGTTFLLRQRPVKYALVTFLPLCFLTVTTGTAGVLNTFRYLSPSYIAEKGAFVSYLDGILSIVLLLLVGTVLLDSVRRWAHILAEKRRGVRDVPLARVGPTSGVATPPASTASEVG is encoded by the coding sequence GTGAATTCGCTCGTCCTGCCGCTTCTGGCGATCGTCGTCTTCGCGTTCGCCTACCGCTACTACGGCGCGTTCCTGGCCTACCGCGCCGCCCGGATCGACCCGAACCGTCCCACGCCCGCCGTCACGATGGCGGACGGCCGGGACTTCGTGAAGACGAACAAGTTCGTCCTCTTCGGGCATCACTTCGCGGCGATCTCCGCGTCCGGGCCGCTGATCGGACCCGTGCTCGCGGCCCAGTTCGGATATCTCCCGGGCGCGCTCTGGATCCTCTTCGGCGCGGCGCTCGGCGGCGCCGTGCACGACTTCATCATCCTCTTCGCGTCGGTGCGCCACAACGCGTCGTCCCTGTCGGAGATGGCGCGGCGGGAGATCGGCCCCGTGGCGCACGGGGCCGCGACGGCGGCCATCCTCTTCATCACGATCCTCCTCCTCGCCGGGCTCGGCATCGTGGTCGTGAACGCGCTCGCGCACTCGCCGTGGGGCACCTTCACGGTGGCCATGACGGTCCCGGCGGCGCTCCTCTTCGGGCTCTACATGTACAAGCTGAGGCCGGGGAGGGTCGTGGAAGGGAGTCTGATCGGCGTGGCGATCATCCTGGCGGCGGTGCTCCTCGGCCCTTGGGTCGTGCAGTCGCCGATCGCCGGGTGGTTCACGCTGACGCCGAAGTCGCTCGCCGTGATCCTCCCGATCTACGGCTTCATCGCCGCGACGCTCCCGGTGTGGCTCCTCCTCTGTCCGCGCGACTATCTCTCCACGTACATGAAGATCGGCACGATCATCCTGCTCGTGGTCGGGGTCGCGATCGTCCACCCGAAGATCCTCATGCCCGCGGTCACTCCGTACATCGACGGCTCGGGCCCCGTGCTTCCGGGGATGAAGGTCTTCCCGTTCTGCTTCATCGTGATCGCGTGCGGCGCGATCAGCGGCTTCCACGCGCTGATCGGCTCGGGCACGACGCCGCGCATGGTTCCGGACGAGCGGTCGATCCGGATGATCGGGTACGGCGCGATGCTCACGGAGGGGTTGGTCGCGATCATGGCCCTGATCGCGGCGACCACGCTCGCGCCCGCCGACTACTACCTCATCAACGGCGTGCCGAAGGCGGTCGCGGCGCTCGGGATCCAGCCGGTGCAGCTCGCCGAGCTGACGCGGCTCGTGGGGGAGGAGACCCTTCAGGGACGCACCGGCGGCGCCGTCTCGCTCGCGGTGGGGATGGCCAACATCCTCCGCCAGATTCCCGGCATGGGGAATCTGATGGCGTACTGGTACCACTTCGCCATCATGTTCGAGGCCGTCTTCATCCTCACGGCGCTCGACACGGGCACGCGGGTGGCGCGATACCTCTTCCAGGACGTCGCGAAGCGCGTGTGGGCGCCGCTCGGATCCACCACGAACGTGTGGAGCGTCGCCTTCGTGGGCGCCATCGTCTGCTTCTCGTGGGGATACCTCATGGCCACGGGGAGCATCGAGACGATCTGGCCCTTGTTCGGCGTGTCGAACCAGCTCCTGGCCGTGATCGCGCTCGCGGTGGGGACGACGTTCCTGCTGCGCCAGCGCCCCGTGAAGTACGCCCTCGTGACCTTCCTGCCGCTCTGCTTCCTCACGGTCACGACCGGGACCGCCGGCGTGCTCAACACGTTCCGCTATCTCTCGCCGTCGTACATCGCCGAGAAGGGCGCGTTCGTGAGCTATCTGGACGGCATCCTGAGCATCGTGCTCCTGCTCCTCGTCGGGACGGTGCTCCTCGATTCGGTGCGCCGCTGGGCGCACATCCTCGCGGAGAAGCGGCGGGGGGTGCGGGACGTTCCGCTGGCACGCGTGGGCCCCACCTCCGGCGTCGCGACACCTCCCGCCAGCACCGCCTCGGAAGTCGGATGA
- a CDS encoding aminotransferase class I/II-fold pyridoxal phosphate-dependent enzyme, with protein MPGLSRRSELIPFSPIRTMFRLADEMERAGGGPVYKLHVGDPDFTPPAVVVEAACDALRSGKTHYEQTVGLHELRAAYAEKVRARNAIAATTEHMVITPGSTQALFASMSLMVGPGDEMMLPEIYWPNYLQQVLMLGARPRFYPLGAGYQPDLEAARRAVTDRTRAILINSPSNPTGAVFPERTLRALYELARERDLWILSDEAYEDFVYSGDHVSPAAFERDLPEDQRRVFTLFTFSKSYAMTGLRVGAIVTPSARVTTMLRKCQEPLVASGNSPMQWACVHALHASERPGIRRMHEVYRHRRDLALSILKPAGMADYVPEGAFYVMADVSATGMSGDEYAVALLREERVAVAPGSGFALMPEYAPDGTLRNEPTASGAPEYASNPKARQRVRIAFCVSDSDLEEGLRRMARFTERHRVKTAAPAAAS; from the coding sequence ATGCCCGGCCTGTCGCGTCGCAGCGAGCTGATTCCCTTCTCCCCCATCCGAACGATGTTCCGCCTCGCCGACGAGATGGAGCGGGCGGGCGGCGGCCCCGTCTACAAGCTCCACGTCGGGGACCCCGATTTCACCCCTCCCGCCGTGGTGGTCGAGGCGGCGTGCGACGCCTTGCGCTCCGGCAAGACGCACTACGAGCAGACGGTCGGCCTTCACGAGCTGCGCGCCGCGTACGCGGAGAAAGTCCGCGCGCGAAACGCGATCGCGGCCACGACGGAGCACATGGTCATCACTCCGGGCTCGACCCAGGCGCTCTTCGCGTCGATGAGCCTCATGGTCGGACCCGGCGACGAGATGATGCTTCCCGAGATCTACTGGCCGAACTACCTCCAGCAGGTCCTCATGCTCGGCGCGAGGCCGCGCTTCTATCCGCTGGGCGCGGGCTACCAGCCGGATCTCGAGGCGGCGCGCCGCGCCGTCACGGACCGCACGCGCGCGATCCTGATCAACAGCCCCAGCAATCCGACGGGCGCCGTGTTCCCCGAACGGACGCTCCGCGCCCTCTACGAGCTCGCGCGGGAGCGGGACCTCTGGATCCTGAGCGACGAGGCGTACGAGGACTTCGTGTACAGCGGCGACCACGTCTCTCCCGCCGCGTTCGAGCGCGACCTCCCCGAGGATCAGCGCCGCGTCTTCACGCTCTTCACGTTCTCCAAGTCGTACGCGATGACCGGACTTCGCGTCGGCGCCATCGTCACGCCGTCCGCGCGAGTGACCACGATGCTCCGGAAGTGCCAGGAGCCTCTCGTCGCGAGCGGAAACTCTCCCATGCAGTGGGCGTGCGTGCACGCGCTTCACGCCAGCGAGCGCCCCGGGATCCGGCGCATGCACGAGGTCTATCGACATCGGCGGGACCTCGCGCTGTCGATCCTGAAGCCGGCTGGAATGGCGGACTACGTTCCGGAAGGCGCTTTCTACGTCATGGCGGACGTCTCGGCGACGGGAATGAGCGGCGACGAGTACGCGGTCGCGCTGCTTCGCGAGGAGCGGGTGGCGGTGGCCCCCGGCTCGGGGTTCGCGCTCATGCCGGAGTACGCGCCGGACGGAACGCTCCGGAACGAGCCGACGGCCTCGGGAGCGCCCGAATACGCCTCGAATCCCAAGGCGCGTCAGCGCGTGCGCATCGCGTTCTGCGTCTCGGACTCGGATCTCGAGGAGGGGCTCCGCCGCATGGCCCGGTTCACCGAGCGCCACCGCGTGAAGACCGCGGCGCCGGCGGCGGCGAGCTAG
- a CDS encoding DUF4406 domain-containing protein, with product MTLSESSGPLWVMISGPYATGAKTKADRERNLRALNRAAYEVFRRGHVPIVGVNLALPIIEAVGQDAFDEVMMPVSLAAADRCDAVLRIEGASTGADEEVERIQSRGGKVYYSVAELPAAERS from the coding sequence GTGACGCTCTCCGAATCCTCGGGCCCGCTCTGGGTGATGATCTCCGGCCCCTATGCCACCGGCGCGAAGACGAAGGCCGACCGGGAGCGAAACCTTCGCGCGCTGAACCGGGCCGCCTACGAGGTCTTCCGGCGAGGCCATGTGCCGATCGTGGGGGTGAACCTGGCGCTCCCCATCATCGAGGCCGTGGGGCAGGACGCGTTCGACGAGGTGATGATGCCGGTCTCGCTCGCGGCCGCCGACCGGTGCGACGCCGTGCTCCGGATCGAGGGCGCGTCGACGGGCGCGGACGAGGAAGTGGAGCGGATCCAGTCCCGCGGGGGGAAGGTCTACTACTCGGTGGCGGAGCTGCCCGCCGCCGAGCGGTCCTGA
- a CDS encoding MgtC/SapB family protein: MDVLWDELTSGIPSWGEFARVLIRLLFSAALGAVVGIQRERTGKPAGLRTHMLVALGSTLFVLVSLEAGMPVADTSRVVQGIATGIGFIGAGAILKLASEREVHGLTTAAGIWMTAAAGVAVGTGRLGIAALSILFTWTILAIVGRVEYRIEKMKSIAKIGGEEPK, translated from the coding sequence ATGGACGTCCTCTGGGACGAGCTCACGAGCGGCATTCCCAGCTGGGGAGAATTCGCCCGAGTTCTGATCCGGCTCCTGTTCTCCGCCGCGCTCGGGGCCGTGGTCGGAATCCAGCGGGAGCGGACCGGCAAGCCCGCCGGGCTCCGCACCCACATGCTCGTGGCCCTGGGCTCCACGCTCTTCGTTCTCGTGTCGCTCGAGGCGGGGATGCCCGTCGCCGACACGAGCCGCGTCGTCCAGGGGATCGCGACGGGGATCGGCTTCATCGGCGCCGGCGCGATCCTCAAGCTCGCGAGCGAACGCGAGGTGCACGGGCTCACGACCGCGGCGGGGATCTGGATGACCGCGGCGGCGGGAGTCGCCGTGGGGACGGGCCGGCTGGGAATCGCGGCGCTGAGCATCCTGTTCACCTGGACCATCCTCGCGATCGTGGGCCGGGTCGAGTACCGGATCGAGAAGATGAAGAGCATCGCCAAGATCGGTGGAGAGGAACCCAAGTGA
- a CDS encoding DUF6544 family protein, with protein sequence MSVRIRSLKDLWQLAPSAGAAPRPEDLSHLPEAAQRYLRHAIAPGAPLATAVRLTMRGEIKLRQWMPFEAEEVIHAQRGMIWKARVGSGLGQFRGTDRIVDGQGSMNWRILRILPVVRGSGPDISRAGAGRLAAELLWLPSMLLAPGVFWSGFHPSRVQASLTVQGHPASVNFSVGDRGELSSISLLRWGNPEGEAFRLVEFGGFSEGESTFGGYTIPSRLRAGWYFGSDRFYKEGEFFRVTITAAEYR encoded by the coding sequence GTGAGCGTCCGCATCCGTTCCCTGAAGGACCTCTGGCAGCTCGCCCCCTCCGCGGGGGCGGCGCCGAGACCGGAGGATCTCTCGCATCTTCCGGAGGCCGCGCAGCGGTATCTCCGCCACGCCATCGCTCCGGGGGCGCCGCTCGCGACGGCCGTCCGGCTCACGATGCGCGGCGAGATCAAGCTTCGCCAATGGATGCCCTTCGAAGCCGAAGAGGTGATCCATGCCCAGCGCGGCATGATCTGGAAGGCGAGGGTCGGATCCGGGCTCGGCCAATTCCGAGGCACCGACCGCATCGTGGACGGCCAGGGCTCCATGAACTGGCGCATCCTTCGCATCCTCCCGGTGGTTCGCGGCTCCGGACCGGACATCTCCCGGGCGGGAGCCGGGCGGCTCGCGGCGGAGCTTCTATGGCTCCCCTCGATGCTGCTCGCGCCAGGGGTCTTCTGGAGCGGCTTCCATCCTTCCCGGGTGCAGGCCTCTCTCACCGTGCAAGGCCACCCCGCGTCGGTGAATTTCTCGGTGGGGGATCGCGGGGAGCTGAGCTCGATCAGCCTGCTGCGGTGGGGCAATCCAGAGGGAGAGGCGTTTCGGCTCGTGGAGTTCGGAGGATTCAGCGAGGGCGAATCGACCTTCGGCGGATACACCATCCCGAGCCGGCTCCGGGCGGGGTGGTATTTCGGAAGCGATCGTTTCTACAAAGAGGGAGAGTTCTTTCGAGTGACCATCACCGCTGCGGAGTACCGGTGA
- a CDS encoding NIPSNAP family protein, with protein sequence MSRVVEIRSYTLKPGTLAAFDRLVRERSLPMLERWKVDVVGYGASLHDDRSCFLIRAYGSLEERRASQDAFYGSQEWKDGPREALLSMIEGYTTVVLGMDEETVEALRSTLRTGGSSR encoded by the coding sequence TTGAGCCGCGTCGTCGAGATCCGCTCGTACACCCTCAAACCGGGAACGCTCGCGGCGTTCGACCGGCTGGTGCGCGAGCGATCGCTGCCGATGCTCGAGCGCTGGAAGGTCGACGTCGTGGGGTACGGGGCCTCGCTGCACGACGACCGGTCGTGCTTTCTGATCCGCGCCTACGGGAGCCTCGAGGAGCGGCGGGCGAGCCAGGACGCGTTCTACGGAAGCCAGGAGTGGAAGGATGGACCGAGGGAAGCGCTCCTGAGCATGATCGAGGGCTACACGACGGTCGTTCTCGGGATGGACGAGGAGACCGTCGAAGCCCTGCGTTCCACGCTCCGAACGGGAGGAAGCTCGAGATGA
- a CDS encoding DUF1428 domain-containing protein codes for MPYVDGFVLPIPKKNVPAYRRMARKAGKIWKEHGALEFRECIGDDLKVKMGVAFPRGARARADETVFFSYIVYRSKADRDRVNAKVMRDPRLHMDLKAMPFDVRRMMYGGFKVLVDL; via the coding sequence ATGCCCTATGTCGACGGATTCGTGTTGCCCATTCCCAAGAAGAACGTCCCCGCGTATCGCAGGATGGCACGCAAGGCGGGAAAGATCTGGAAGGAGCACGGCGCGCTCGAGTTTCGCGAGTGCATCGGGGACGATCTCAAGGTGAAGATGGGAGTGGCCTTCCCGCGCGGAGCGCGCGCGAGAGCGGACGAGACGGTGTTCTTCTCCTACATCGTGTACCGGTCCAAGGCGGACCGGGATCGGGTGAACGCGAAGGTCATGAGGGACCCGCGGCTCCACATGGACCTGAAGGCGATGCCCTTCGACGTCCGGCGGATGATGTACGGCGGGTTCAAGGTGCTGGTGGACCTCTAG
- a CDS encoding nuclear transport factor 2 family protein produces the protein MRDLEERLAVQDLAVRLFVSTDRRDWPAVEDCFTDPLVLDMTSLAGGEPATLQPSEVTRAWAEGFRFLDHVHHQAGNFQVQVAGDTARLQCYGVAFHYRENVRAGAKTRVFVGSYEMEMRKRGGRWKIAVLRFLLKFIEGNRELEGSP, from the coding sequence TTGAGGGATCTCGAGGAGCGGCTCGCCGTCCAGGATCTCGCGGTCCGGCTCTTCGTGTCGACCGATCGAAGGGACTGGCCGGCCGTGGAGGACTGCTTCACCGATCCGCTGGTCCTCGACATGACGTCCCTGGCCGGGGGCGAGCCCGCGACGCTCCAACCGTCGGAGGTCACCCGCGCCTGGGCCGAGGGCTTTCGCTTCCTGGATCACGTGCATCACCAGGCCGGAAACTTCCAGGTGCAGGTCGCGGGGGATACCGCGCGGCTCCAGTGCTACGGCGTGGCGTTTCACTACCGCGAGAACGTCCGCGCCGGCGCGAAGACGCGGGTGTTCGTGGGCAGCTACGAGATGGAGATGCGGAAGCGCGGAGGCCGGTGGAAGATCGCCGTGCTCCGGTTCCTCCTGAAGTTCATCGAGGGAAATCGCGAGCTCGAGGGCTCGCCCTGA
- a CDS encoding isoprenylcysteine carboxylmethyltransferase family protein, which yields MIHHRIRSESTREPIDRRQEGLFFLLTLRPVGLAAMLGLFAFLIQPRWMVWSSVPLPGWLRWGGVVLAVLGGALIVWTLRTLGMNLTDTVVTRRAHTLVTSGPYRWVRHPFYLSALFMVVGNALAAANWFLFAAGTLTFILMAGRSRIEERKLLERFGGSYEEYRSRTGRFLPRIGGGR from the coding sequence ATGATCCATCACCGGATCCGCTCCGAGTCGACGCGTGAACCCATCGACCGGCGCCAGGAAGGTCTCTTCTTCCTGCTCACGCTTCGTCCCGTCGGGCTCGCCGCGATGCTGGGACTCTTCGCGTTCCTGATCCAGCCGCGATGGATGGTCTGGTCGTCCGTGCCGCTTCCCGGCTGGCTGCGATGGGGAGGCGTCGTTCTCGCGGTTCTGGGCGGGGCCCTGATCGTGTGGACGCTTCGCACGCTGGGAATGAACCTGACCGACACCGTGGTGACACGACGCGCCCACACGCTCGTCACCAGCGGCCCGTACCGCTGGGTGCGGCATCCGTTCTACCTGTCCGCGCTCTTCATGGTCGTCGGAAACGCGCTCGCGGCGGCGAACTGGTTTCTGTTCGCGGCCGGTACGCTTACGTTCATACTCATGGCCGGAAGGTCGCGCATCGAGGAACGGAAGCTCCTCGAGCGCTTCGGGGGCTCCTACGAGGAGTACCGGAGCCGCACGGGGAGATTCCTGCCGCGGATCGGAGGCGGACGTTGA